A single window of Sphaerodactylus townsendi isolate TG3544 linkage group LG03, MPM_Stown_v2.3, whole genome shotgun sequence DNA harbors:
- the TSPAN16 gene encoding tetraspanin-16, whose translation MTCFSCLKTVMFVFNGVIFLGGLAVLGIGIWVKLDSASFVKVLDMAAPQMMQLVHVAYLCIAVGSFLLLVGFMGCWGAMKESKCLLMMFFVVILVLFIAEVVGAAVLLAFSSVADMFVTHLKEWALKTLKEDYGTEKDITAIWDATMKELQCCGFYNYTDFSGSVFYKTREKYPTFCCQAREECPESGINQSTQGCLQKFKAFLDCKGKIVGGVSLGIGILELAAMAVSLTLYCQIGTSL comes from the exons ATGACCTGCTTCTCCTGCCTGAAGACGGTGATGTTTGTGTTCAACGGGGTGATATTC CTGGGGGGTCTGGCAGTGCTGGGAATCGGCATCTGGGTGAAGTTGGACAGCGCCTCCTTTGTGAAGGTCCTGGACATGGCAGCTCCACAAATGATGCAGTTGGTCCACGTGGCTTATCTGTGCATCGCGGTGGGCTCCTTCCTGCTCCTGGTGGGCTTTATGGGATGCTGGGGGGCCATGAAAGAAAGCAAATGTCTGCTGATGATG TTCTTTGTGGTCATACTGGTCCTTTTCATAGCAGAAGTGGTGGGGGCTGCTGTGCTTCTGGCGTTCTCTTCTGTG GCAGATATGTTTGTTACCCATTTGAAGGAGTGGGCCTTGAAGACTTTGAAAGAGGACTATGGAACAGAAAAGGACATCACAGCCATTTGGGATGCCACAATGAAAGAG CTGCAGTGCTGTGGATTCTACAACTACACTGACTTCAGCGGATCCGTCTTCTATAAAACGCGTGAGAAATATCCTACCTTTTGCTGCCAAGCCAGGGAAGAATGTCCGGAGTCTGGTATAAACCAAAGCACACAG GGCTGCCTGCAAAAATTCAAGGCATTTCTGGACTGCAAAGGGAAAATTGTTGGAGGGGTCTCTCTAGGGATTGGGATCCTCGAG TTGGCTGCCATGGCTGTCTCCTTGACCCTGTATTGTCAAATTGGTACAAGCCTTTGA